In Labrus bergylta chromosome 1, fLabBer1.1, whole genome shotgun sequence, one genomic interval encodes:
- the s1pr5b gene encoding sphingosine 1-phosphate receptor 5b, with product METSTSAYAWTPSLSPVFPTSSSPSSPSSPSSPSSPSSHGYLQFFWEYQNNSVIVEHYNYTGKLQKDRYREGLKPEGYAFLVVCLLIVLENAVVLIAIWKNKKFHLPMYYLLGNLTLSDLLAGITYMANIIMSGPNTLKLTPLLWFLREGGVFITLAASIISLLAIAIERHVTMVTMRPYHGAKRGRMWALIGASWAVSGFLGVLPILGWNCIHRLDQCSTVLPLYSKSYILFCVSVFIAVLLAIVILYARVFRIVRTNTQRQRLGLSGSMRKGLARKSQKYFALLKTVTIVLGVFIACWLPLFFLLLLDFFCPTHGCYLLFKADYFLGVAMVNSLLNPIIYTLTSKDMRRAILRLLCQPCLMTSDGQVKKIGMPFLECSFSKTEVASQKLEGGLETTISSGNNVTTPSPIKSLYPKLFKSQGL from the coding sequence ATGGAGACTTCAACTTCTGCTTATGCATGGACTCCCTCCCTGTCACCGGTCTTCCCCACTTCCTCCTCTCcgtcctctccctcctctccctcctctccctcctctccctcctctcatgGCTACCTGCAGTTCTTCTGGGAGTACCAGAACAACTCTGTCATTGTGGAGCATTACAACTACACGGGCAAGCTGCAGAAAGACCGCTACCGCGAAGGGCTCAAGCCTGAGGGCTACGCCTTCCTGGTGGTGTGTCTCCTCATCGTCCTGGAGAACGCCGTGGTTCTCATAGCCATCTGGAAGAACAAAAAGTTCCACCTGCCCATGTACTACCTGCTGGGAAACCTGACTCTGTCTGACCTGCTGGCCGGGATTACATACATGGCCAACATCATCATGTCAGGACCTAACACTCTGAAATTGACGCCATTGTTATGGTTCCTCAGGGAGGGAGGGGTCTTCATCACTCTGGCTGCCTCTATAATAAGTCTGCTGGCCATTGCAATTGAACGGCATGTTACTATGGTGACCATGAGGCCATACCATGGGGCAAAGCGCGGGCGAATGTGGGCACTGATTGGTGCGAGTTGGGCGGTGTCAGGATTTCTTGGTGTCCTCCCAATTTTGGGGTGGAACTGCATCCACAGACTGGACCAGTGTTCGACCGTCCTCCCGCTCTACTCCAAGAGCTACATCCTGTTCTGCGTCTCCGTCTTTATCGCCGTGCTGCTTGCGATCGTGATCCTGTACGCCAGAGTGTTTCGCATCGTCCGCACAAACACGCAGCGCCAGCGGCTCGGCCTCTCCGGCAGCATGAGGAAAGGCTTGGCGAGGAAGTCGCAGAAATACTTCGCCCTCCTCAAGACCGTCACCATCGTGCTGGGCGTCTTCATCGCCTGTTGGCtgcccctcttcttcctcctcctcctggattTTTTCTGCCCCACCCACGGTTGTTACCTTCTCTTCAAGGCAGATTACTTTCTGGGAGTAGCCATGGTCAACTCTCTCCTCAACCCCATCATCTATACTCTGACCAGCAAGGACATGAGGAGAGCCATCCTCAGGCTGCTCTGTCAGCCATGTTTGATGACCAGTGATGGACAGGTGAAGAAAATCGGGATGCCGTTCCTGGAGTGCAGTTTCAGCAAAACCGAGGTGGCATCACAGAAATTAGAGGGGGGCCTGGAGACGACCATTTCTTCAGGGAACAATGTCACCACCCCTTCTCCAATAAAGTCCCTTTACCCCAAACTCTTCAAGTCACAAGGACTTTGA